The following is a genomic window from Clostridia bacterium.
ATCCACTCCATGCTACACTCATCAAGCCCCACAACCCCAGCAAGAGAATGTATTGCCTGCGTTATTCCCAGGTTCCGGCACGCCCGGACCCGTGCTAATTCCGTATTGTCAATTTGTGGAGCGTAATGTCATGTCGTCAGTTGGCCTATTGCGCCCAACGATGGCAATCTGGGCAGGGTACGTCGAGTTCCCCCTATCTCTCAAGTCGCAGAGCGTGCTGTATTGCATTATTTGGCTTCATTCCCAAGTAGTTAAGTCTGACATGCACAAATTAGCAGGAATTCGCCAATGTGCATCGAATCACCACCTCTGGATAGCACAGGAGGCATCAGCTTGCTCAATGACGTGCGGAGGTGAACTACGTGAATTCTCTCTTGGTGATGGTTGTGACGTTCGTCCTGTACATCCTGGCGTACAACCTCTACGGGAAGAAGCTCGGCTCAAAGGTATTCGAACTGGCGACCAATAACATCACGCCTGCTGAGAAACACAACGACGGCGTGGACTACGTGCCCACCAACAAGTTCATCCTTGCCGGTCACCACTTCACATCTATCGCCGGCACCGGCCCGATCGTCGGCCCAGTGCTAGGGGTGATATGGGGATGGGTGCCCGCCCTGCTGTGGGTGGTCTTCGGATCAATCTTCGCAGGAGCGGTGCACGACCTCGGAGCTCTGGTTATCTCAATGCGCCACGACGGGCGATCCATTGGCGACATCACGGGATCAGTTGTGAATCCGCGCACAAGGTCACTGTTCTTCCTGATCATCTTCTTCTCCCTGTGGATCGTGATAGCGATATTCGCGATCCTCATGGCAAACCTGTTTGTCCAGTATCCTCAGTGCGTCTTCCCAATCTGGATCGAGATTGCGATAGCCATGACGCTCTCGTGGTACCTCTACAACAAGAAAGGAAGCCTGCTCCTGGGGTCCATCGCGGCGATCATCGCCATGTACTTCACGATCTGGGTTGGGCTGTTCATCCCGGTCAGCCTCTCCAAGCCTGTGTGGCTCATCATAATAATGGTCTATATCTTCTTCGCCTCCACGATGCCTGTCCAGCGTCTGCTGCAGCCGCGCGACTACATTAACGCGCTGGAGCTTGGAGTGGCCATGGTGCTGCTGATGATAGGAATCATCATCAAGCCCATGCCCATGGTGGCGCCTGCGGTTGTGTCCGCGCCCGCCGGTGCGCCTCCTATGTTCCCGTTCCTGTTCATAACCATAGCCTGCGGCGCGATATCCGGCTTCCACAGCCTGGTGTCGAGCGGAACTAGCTCCAAGCAGATCGACAAGGAGCCCAGCGCGTTGGCGGTGGGATATGGAGGCATGCTCCTCGAGGCCGCTCTGGCCACACTGGTCATCATCTCGGTCACTACGGGAATGTCCAAAGAGGCATGGCTCACTACGTATGCGAACTACGCGAAAATTCCCGCACTTCCCACATTTGCCGAGGGAGGCGCTAGGATTGTCGAGTCCGTGGGCATTTCCAATGCGCTGGCACTCAACATACTGGCGGTCTTCATGGTCAGCTTCGCGAGCACAACTATCGACACCGCCACGCGCCTACAACGCTACGTGATCTCCGAGTTTGGCGACAGTGTTGGGCAGAAGTGGCTCGACAACAAGTACATCGCCGCCGGCATCGCAACCGTCACCGCCTACTTAATGGCTTTCCATGGCAGCGCCAACGTGCTATGGCCTCTGTTCGGAGCCACTAACCAGTTGCTCGCAGGCCTGGCGTTGCTCACCATTACAGTGTATCTGGCGAAGAACCACAAGCCCATCCATTACACTCTGATCCCGATGGTGTTCATGGTGATCATGACCACATGGGGCATGGTAGCCAACTTCCTCAACTACCTCGCGAAGGGTAATGTGCTCCTGGTCGTGATAGACGGGATCATCATGGTGTTGGAAGTTTGGATGATCGTAGAGGCAATAAGCGTGCTCAGCAAGGTGAGGCAGGGGAAGCTTGCCCATACCGACATGAAAGCCTGATTGCCCTGACGCGCATGGTCATGCTTGACCATGCTTGACCAACTAACAGCAAGCGGCGGCCGCCAGCGCGGGCAAGTAGGCCCGCTCTTCGGGCGGCCGTCGCTATGTCTTCCGTGTGCTCTGCCGCAAAGCAGAGCACACTACTGTGGGCAAATCCGCCGGCCCGCGATGATCCTGACGTCCACGGCGTATAGGTGGGAACCGAAGCCCTTGATGGGGTTGAGGTCCATCTCAGTGATGTCCGGGAAGTCCGATGCCAGAAGGCCAACCCTGGCAATACAGTCGGCAACTGCCTCAATGTCGACGGCCCGCCCGCCGCGAACGCCATCGAGAAGGCGGCGGCCACGGATGGAGTTCACCATCGCGACGCACTCGTCGAGCCCGAGAGGCGCCAAGGCGAACTTCACGTCCTTGAGAACCTCGGTGAAGATTCCACCCAGGCCGAACATGACCATAGCCCCGAACTCGCCTTCACGGGCGGCGCCGATGATCATCTCGGTTCCCTCCACCATGGGCTGAAACAGCACACCCGTGGCTCCAGCGATGGACATGAGCCTTTCCCAATTGGCGGCAGCTCGCTCCGGACCGTCCACTCCGAGGACCACGCCGCCCACATCGGTCTTATGAATCGGCCCGATGACCTTCATGACCAGGGGGAATCCGACAGCCCTGCACGCCGCCTCCACCTCCCCGGGCAGCTGGGCCACAGCCTGGGCCGGAAGTCGGAAGCCCGCAGCCACGAGCACGCGCGCTGCGAGTTCCGGAGGGAGGGGGCCAGCGCCGGCGCCGGGCCACTCCGTGTTCAGGAGATGAGCTATGGCATCCCTATCGTAGCCGGGCAGCGTAGTCACTGGCGCTGCAGGCCGAGGTCTGTTCACCACCGCGCCCAGCGCACGGCCTAGCGCCACCTCTTCGGTGAAGAAGAACCTGCCCGAGTCGCGGAACTCCACGAGCGCATCGCGTGACATGACGGGGCACGTTGCGACCGGGATAACCGGAATGGGGCTGCCCTGAATGGCCCTGCCCATCGCCTGGTACATCTCGCGGATGCCGCCCATCCCAGGGTCCCCCATGATTATCACTGCCACATCAATTCGGCCGCGCTCTTCCTCGGAGATGACCTTCATGGCCTGCTCGATCTGATTGGGCGTTCTGGTGGCAAGGCAGTCGATGGGATTCTTCACTGAACTGCCCGGCCACATGAACTCTCGTAGCCGGGCCTGAGTATGTTCGCCGAGCTCGGGCAGGTCAAGCCCCTGCCTGACCAGTTCATCTGCGAGCATCACACCTGGCCCGCCCGCGTCGGTGAGCACGCACACGTTTCGCCCGTTCAGAGCTCCTGCAGTGAGAAGGATACCGGCCACATCCACCAGCTCGGACTTGCTCTTGACCCGTATTATCCCGGCCTTCTCGAAGAGCGCTTCCACAGCGGCATCGCTAGTCGCCATCGCCCCGGTATGGCTTGCCGCCGCCCGGGATCCGGCAGATGTCGCGCCCGATTTCACTCCAACGATGGAGCAGCCCTTGCCTATGAGGGAGCGGGAGTGTCTCAGGAGCTTGCTGGGCTTCCTGACTGATTCCATGTATATGATCTTCACACGCGCATCGCCCGGACCGAAGTGATCGTCCATCATCCCAAGGACATCCTCCACTCCGACCTGAGCCGCGTTTCCAACCGTAAACACATTGCTGATCGGAAGGCCGCGCTCTACCGCAATCTCCAGAAGGAAGTCGGCGGTGGCGCCAGAGCCACTGATCACATCGATCCGGCCAGGCTCGAGCTTCGGAGTGAGGCCAGCGAACACCCCCGCGTAAGCCGGAGTGAGCACACCCATGCAGTTCGGTCCGATAAGCGTCATCCCAGCCCTGCGAGCGATCTCGAGCAGGTGCTGCTCTTCGCGCTTCCCTTCCTCAGATGCCTCTCCGAACCCCGCACTGAGGATAACCGCCGCACGGGCGCCCAGAGACGCGAGTGCTTCCATGGCGCCTCGAACGGCAGGGGCAGGTATCGCGATGATCGCGAGCTCCGGCGCCGAGGGCAATTCGTCGACTGACTTGAACGTTGGAACCCCTGCGACGTGCGGATCTTTGGCGTTGACTGCCCAAAGCAGGCCTGCGAAGCCACTGGACACTATGTTGGCAATCACACGCCCGCCCGGTTTGGCCAGGTCATTGCTGGCGCCGATAACTGCAATGCTTGCCGGCCTCACGACGTGCTCATACACTCCGCCTACAGCTCCTTTGCGCGCGACTAGTGCCTCACGGCCTGGGCCCGGGCGCAGGATTCCCCGCACAATCCCCTTCGCACAAACCCCTTCACGCGATCTCCTTGCGCCTGAAGAGCTCCTGCGCCACAAGCATCTCAGCAAAGTATATCGCAAGCGAGACGGCGGCGACAATCAGTGCAGTTCGGGCGTCCGGATTGGTGATCATACGAAAGATGTCCTCAATGCTCGCGCCTTTCCTCAGGACAACTATTGGGCCGAGGTAGAAGAGCGTCACCATGACCATGATTGCCGCTCTCGCCGCGCTCGTTCCCCACTTGAATGAGATCCCAAGCGCCACTCCAGCCTCTGCGAGGCTCACGAACATCGACATCGTGATCCCCAACATGCTCCAGGACCTGCCTTCCCACGCTGGAAACGCCTCAGCGCTCAGGGTGGATAGCCCGATGAAGGACACGGCGAGGATCGCTGTCGCGGCGAGGGTGGATACGAACTTCGATGCCACGATCTCACCCGCATTTACAGGCATGGTTCGGAGAAACCCAAGGGTGCGGTTCTTCTCTTCCAGCATCATGGAAGCAAGTGCGAAGAATGGGCCGATGAGCATCGAATAGGTTCCCATAAGCGAATCCACGAACATCAATGCGTCACTGCGACGCGAGACCACGGCGATCACGAGCACTGCGCCAGCGAACCCAATCGGCAACAGCAGTTGCGAGCGGTTAGCGTAGAGGTCTTTCCAGGCTAGTTTCAGCATGTCAGGCCCTCCCCTTCACAATCGACATCAGAATATCGTCGATTGATGCCGTAGGATTCGCGGATCGGTATCGCTCAAGCAGGCTCTCTCTGTCGTCGCTTACCGCCACTCTCCCATCCACGAGGATCGTGATGTAGTCGGCGATACGCTCAAGGTCAGGCGTTATGTGCGACGAGAACAGCACAGACCGCTCCCCATCGCCCACGAAACTCCTGAGCTCGCCGAGGAGCTCATGCCTGACCACTGGATCCAGCCCGGACGTTGGCTCATCCAGTATGAGCAGTTCCGGCCTGTGAGCCATGGCGAGAGCCACCGCGAGCTTCGCCCTGGTTCCCTTGGAGAGATCGCCCACCTTCTTCCTAGGATCGATGGAGTACTTGTCGAGCAGGGCCGCGAAGTATGCCTGATCCCACTTGGGGTAGTAGCTTCGCACGAACCCCGCAGTCCAGTTCACCGACATCTGATCGTAGAAATTGTGGTTCTCGGGAACATACCCCATGCGCCGCTTGATCTCGGTCTCGTCCCCCACGCTGTCGAGGCCGAATACTGTCACTTCCCCAGCGGAGGCCCTGGCCAGGTTGTTGATTATCCTGATTGTGGTGGTCTTGCCCGCGCCATTCGGGCCGATCAGGCCCATGATGTAACCTCTGTGCAGCTCAAACGATACATCCTTCAGTTCAAACCCTGGGTACTTCTTCGATACGCCTGAGAGCCTAAGCAGAGTATCACTCATCCCTACGACCTCCCAACGATCCCCTAAGCATTTCCCGTAGCATCCTGATGACCTGATCATCCGCGATGCCAAGCTCCCTAGACGACTTCACCGCAGCCCGCAGATGCCCAGCCACAAGCTCAGTCTTGACACGCTCGACGGTATCTCCGCTAAGGTCGGCAACGAAGGCGCCAAGCCCAGGCCTTGTGATGATGAGCCCCTCCCTCTCAAGCTCGGAGTAGGCCCGTTTCGTCGTGATTACGCTTGCGAGCAGCTCCTCAGCGAGCTGTCGCATGGATGGAAGCGAGCCACCGGGTTGGAGCTCTCCTGAGAGGATCTTCGCCTTGATCTGGTCGACTATCTGCTGGTACAGGGGAACCGGGTTGTTCGGCGACACACTGATGTTCACAGACGGCATCCCTGCTTCCATTCCCGGCCTACGTGTTCGTGCTCCTGTGCGAACCGAAGGCGTGGTGTGTATATCGTATATATGCACTATAGACACCGGGACTACAGGTGTCAAGCGGAGTGTGTGAGATATGGCCGGACACACATGATGGTGCGACTGCGTATCTGGTACAAGAGATGAGCGCAGTCGAGGATGTTCAAAGGAGCGTGTGCGCATGGGGCAGGCTGGCAGAAGATCCTTCCTGGAATTTGTGCGCGTGATTGGCGGCTGGATACTTGCGTTCGGCTCTTTCCTTGTGGCAGTTGCGGTCACGCTGGAGTTCATCGAATGCCCCGGCCCACCGCAGCGTGGATTCTCCGGGAGTTACACGATTGAAGTGAAGCCAACATCAGAATCAGGAGCAGGCCCACGTGTAGGAAGGGGATGAGTTGGCAATGCGGCTTCCCCTTCTCCACAGATCGGCGTATTCTCGTGGGCCAAGCCATTCCCCAGGCAGCGCGCCCGACCGACAGTGTCGCCTGCTACTGTACTGACACTGGCAGATGCGACTCGACGCACTCTGGGAAGGATTCGATGGATTCATGATGAATGTCTGCCCTGATTGCGGGAGAGGAGTGATCTGCATTGAACACAGTCGCAGGCATCCGCAGACTGGCCGGATCGTTCGTTGTCGCGCTCATCCTCGCAGCGGTCTCCATAGGCCCTGCTGCATTCGCGGCTGCTCCGGCGCCGAAGCCCCCTGTGTACGTCACGACTGCCGGGCGAGGCGATGATTTTGAGCGCGTCCTAGCAGCGGCTGAAGCAGCTGGGCTCAAGCCAACCTCTAGCTCAGGCGCCATCTGTTGTGACACTCTGGGGTTCAACAGCATCTTGGTCACGTTCAGCAGCAGTCCTGATGCGTTAAAGGCTGCGAGAACCACTGAACGGGTGGAAACCGGACGCGTAATGGACCTGATGGCGAAGGCCAAAGCTCGCGGGGTTTTCCTCATAGGCGTGTACCTTGGCGGCTCGGGGGGGCGCGATCCGTTCGAAGAGAGACTGCTGAACACCTGTTGGAAGTGGCTGACCTGCTTCATCGCCACAGCCAATAGCGACTCCGATGGTTTCATACGCGACGCCACCGGGGCGAACAACATCCCGCTCGTGATAATCGAGTCAGCCGCGGAGCTCTCAGATGCACTACGCCAGGCATTTGGCAGATCCTAAGAGGTCACTGTGGCCTTGTGCACTGGCTTGTCGCCCTTGATTTGGATAACATCTGAAGGAACCATCCGCCCGCATGTAGAAATATACAGAATAATGATCACTGGGCATACCGCCCAGCACTGCAGGAGGAGGCTCTCTTATGAAGCGTGGTCTACTCGTTGTTCTGTCATGCCTTGCCCTCGCCGCTCTAATGGTCGCACCGGCGATAGCAGCCGAGAAGGTCGTGGCGTACACCACTCTCGACGAACCGCTCGCACGCGAGGCGTTCGCGGCGTTCGAGAAGGACACTGGGATAAAGGTCGAGTGGGTGAGGCTCACCACCGGCGAGGCCGTGGCTAGGATGGAAGCCGAGTCCGGAAATCCACAGGCCAGCATATGGTACGGCGGTGTGGGCCTAGGCCACATCGAGGCCAAGAACAAGGGGCTGACGACGCCCTACAAGTCGGCTGCCGCCAACCACATCCCCAAGCAGTTCAGGGACAAAGACAACTACTGGATCGGAATCTATGCAGGCCCGCTCTCCTTTGCCAGCAACATCCAGAGGCTAAAGGAGCTGAAGGTTGAGGCCCCGACCTCATGGGCCGATCTTCTCAAGCCTCAGTTCAAGAACCAGATCCAGATGGCGAACCCAGGCACGTCTGGAACTGCTTACAACATGCTGGCCACTATAGTCCAGCTGTGGGGCGAGGAGAAGGCCTTCCAGTATCTCAAGGCTCTCGATAAGAACATGTCGCAGTACACCAAATCAGGCTCAGCGCCTGGAAAGAGCGCAGCCTTGGGCGAGTGCGCAGTGGCAATCGGCTACGCCCACGATCAGGTCAAGCTTATTTCCCAAGGATACCCCATCACGATCACCTTCGCATCGGAGGGAACTGGCTTTGAGGTCGCTTCGATCTCGCTGGTCAAGGGCGGGAAGCAGCCGGAGAACGCGAAGAAGCTCTACGATTGGGGCCTCGGAGCCAGGGCGGCTGAGATCTATGCCAAGATGGGCGTTGTCCCGTTTGTAAAGGTTCAGCTCATGCCCGGCGCGATCCCGATAGATCAGGTCAACACCATTGATCAGGACGATGTGTGGGCCGCATCCCAGAAGGAGAGGCTCGTGGAACGCTGGAACAACGAGATCTACAGCAGCAGGTAGTTGCCAAGCGTGCCTGAGATCTCGCATGGGAACTCATGATGGGGAGGCAGCAAACGCCGCCTCCCCGTTTCTAGCTAAGGGGGGTGGATCAGTGGGATCAGCTACTGCTACAAGGCACGACGCGCCCCGGACCAGCAGATCACGAGAGCTATCGTCGAACCTGAGGGCGCTCGCGCGCGACCCGATGCTTCTCATCACACTCATAGCAGTGGTCATTCTCCTATTTGTCTTCGTGGTCTATCCAGTGTTCAAAGTGCTGTGGCTAAGCATCGCTCCCAAGGGCAAGCTCAGCCTCGACACGTACAGATACGTCCTCAAGCAGAGGTGGCTCCGAAAGTCGTTCACGAATAGTTTCAGGCTCGGCGCGATAGTAGCCACAACCTCAACGATAATCGGCTTCATCTTCGCATTCGGGCTCAATCGCGCCAATGCGCGGCCCGCGCAATTCCTTCGGCAGATGGCGCTTCTTCCAATCATATCTCCGCCGTTCATGTTCACCCTATCTGTGATACTCCTCTTGGGCCGAAACGGGCTGATCACAAAGCAACTTCTGGGAATTCAGGACTTCAATGTGTACGGCCTGTGGAGCCTGGTCTTTGTGCAGACTCTCGGCATGTTCCCCATCGCCTACATGGTCCTCGACGGCGTCCTCAAGGCGATCAACGCCGACCTTGAGGATGGCGCTCTGAACCTGGGCGCCTCCCGGGTTGCCGTGTTCCGGACCATAACTCTGCCGCTTGCCATGCCTGGGCTCGCAAGCTCTTGGCTTCTCGTATTCGTTACATCGCTTGCAGACTTCGCAAACCCCATGGTGCTCTCGGGTAGGTATGATGTCCTGTCGGTTCAGGCCTACCTGCAATTCACGGGGATGTTCAACATGCCCCGAGGTTCGGCCCTGGCCATCATGCTCCTTATCCCGGCCATGATCGCGTTTGCGGTGGAAAGGTACTGGGTGTCGCGCAAGTCGTATGTGACGGTTACAGGCAAACCCAGTATGCACACCATACCCATGGTCTCACCTGGCGTAACCATGCTCTGCCAGGCGGTGTGTTGGGCAGTGTCCGTCATAACCATCATGTTCTACTCAGTGGTGATAGCCGGCGCTTTCGTTAAGCTATGGGGAGTGAACTGGACCCCGACCTTCGAGCATTTCAGATATGCGTGGGACGTAGGAAGGCAGAGCATTAGGTCCACAGTGATCATGGCTGCCGGAGCGACCCCAGTCACCGGAGTGCTCGCCATGGTTATCGCATTTCTGCTCGTGCGCAAGGAGTTTCCTGGCAAGAGCCTGCTCGGATTCACGTCGATGCTGGGCTTCGCAGTGCCCGGAACGGTCGTGGGCATTGGGTACATCCTTGCGTTCAACAAACCTCCGCTTCTCCTCACTGGAACCCCTTTTATAATCATGCTGTGCTTCGTGTTCCGCGAGATGCCAGTGGGCATAGAAGCGGGCGTCGCATCGCTGCAACAGATCGATCGCTCCATAGAAGAGGCATCGACGAACCTCGGAGCTGGAACGAGATACACCTTCCAGCACATCACGCTTCCGCTGGTCCGCCCTGCAATGCTGGCAGGCCTCTCATACACCTTCGTCCGCAGCATGACAGCTGTGAGCGCCGTGGTCTTCCTCGTG
Proteins encoded in this region:
- a CDS encoding carbon starvation protein A gives rise to the protein MNSLLVMVVTFVLYILAYNLYGKKLGSKVFELATNNITPAEKHNDGVDYVPTNKFILAGHHFTSIAGTGPIVGPVLGVIWGWVPALLWVVFGSIFAGAVHDLGALVISMRHDGRSIGDITGSVVNPRTRSLFFLIIFFSLWIVIAIFAILMANLFVQYPQCVFPIWIEIAIAMTLSWYLYNKKGSLLLGSIAAIIAMYFTIWVGLFIPVSLSKPVWLIIIMVYIFFASTMPVQRLLQPRDYINALELGVAMVLLMIGIIIKPMPMVAPAVVSAPAGAPPMFPFLFITIACGAISGFHSLVSSGTSSKQIDKEPSALAVGYGGMLLEAALATLVIISVTTGMSKEAWLTTYANYAKIPALPTFAEGGARIVESVGISNALALNILAVFMVSFASTTIDTATRLQRYVISEFGDSVGQKWLDNKYIAAGIATVTAYLMAFHGSANVLWPLFGATNQLLAGLALLTITVYLAKNHKPIHYTLIPMVFMVIMTTWGMVANFLNYLAKGNVLLVVIDGIIMVLEVWMIVEAISVLSKVRQGKLAHTDMKA
- a CDS encoding DUF6305 family protein, whose amino-acid sequence is MNTVAGIRRLAGSFVVALILAAVSIGPAAFAAAPAPKPPVYVTTAGRGDDFERVLAAAEAAGLKPTSSSGAICCDTLGFNSILVTFSSSPDALKAARTTERVETGRVMDLMAKAKARGVFLIGVYLGGSGGRDPFEERLLNTCWKWLTCFIATANSDSDGFIRDATGANNIPLVIIESAAELSDALRQAFGRS
- a CDS encoding ABC transporter ATP-binding protein — its product is MSDTLLRLSGVSKKYPGFELKDVSFELHRGYIMGLIGPNGAGKTTTIRIINNLARASAGEVTVFGLDSVGDETEIKRRMGYVPENHNFYDQMSVNWTAGFVRSYYPKWDQAYFAALLDKYSIDPRKKVGDLSKGTRAKLAVALAMAHRPELLILDEPTSGLDPVVRHELLGELRSFVGDGERSVLFSSHITPDLERIADYITILVDGRVAVSDDRESLLERYRSANPTASIDDILMSIVKGRA
- a CDS encoding iron ABC transporter permease — translated: MGSATATRHDAPRTSRSRELSSNLRALARDPMLLITLIAVVILLFVFVVYPVFKVLWLSIAPKGKLSLDTYRYVLKQRWLRKSFTNSFRLGAIVATTSTIIGFIFAFGLNRANARPAQFLRQMALLPIISPPFMFTLSVILLLGRNGLITKQLLGIQDFNVYGLWSLVFVQTLGMFPIAYMVLDGVLKAINADLEDGALNLGASRVAVFRTITLPLAMPGLASSWLLVFVTSLADFANPMVLSGRYDVLSVQAYLQFTGMFNMPRGSALAIMLLIPAMIAFAVERYWVSRKSYVTVTGKPSMHTIPMVSPGVTMLCQAVCWAVSVITIMFYSVVIAGAFVKLWGVNWTPTFEHFRYAWDVGRQSIRSTVIMAAGATPVTGVLAMVIAFLLVRKEFPGKSLLGFTSMLGFAVPGTVVGIGYILAFNKPPLLLTGTPFIIMLCFVFREMPVGIEAGVASLQQIDRSIEEASTNLGAGTRYTFQHITLPLVRPAMLAGLSYTFVRSMTAVSAVVFLVSARWNHLTCLVLSQTEIMRLGAASVLSIILIVIVMAAFAIMRAFVGEQRSPSGMIPR
- a CDS encoding ABC transporter substrate-binding protein, with the translated sequence MKRGLLVVLSCLALAALMVAPAIAAEKVVAYTTLDEPLAREAFAAFEKDTGIKVEWVRLTTGEAVARMEAESGNPQASIWYGGVGLGHIEAKNKGLTTPYKSAAANHIPKQFRDKDNYWIGIYAGPLSFASNIQRLKELKVEAPTSWADLLKPQFKNQIQMANPGTSGTAYNMLATIVQLWGEEKAFQYLKALDKNMSQYTKSGSAPGKSAALGECAVAIGYAHDQVKLISQGYPITITFASEGTGFEVASISLVKGGKQPENAKKLYDWGLGARAAEIYAKMGVVPFVKVQLMPGAIPIDQVNTIDQDDVWAASQKERLVERWNNEIYSSR
- a CDS encoding acetate--CoA ligase family protein: MYEHVVRPASIAVIGASNDLAKPGGRVIANIVSSGFAGLLWAVNAKDPHVAGVPTFKSVDELPSAPELAIIAIPAPAVRGAMEALASLGARAAVILSAGFGEASEEGKREEQHLLEIARRAGMTLIGPNCMGVLTPAYAGVFAGLTPKLEPGRIDVISGSGATADFLLEIAVERGLPISNVFTVGNAAQVGVEDVLGMMDDHFGPGDARVKIIYMESVRKPSKLLRHSRSLIGKGCSIVGVKSGATSAGSRAAASHTGAMATSDAAVEALFEKAGIIRVKSKSELVDVAGILLTAGALNGRNVCVLTDAGGPGVMLADELVRQGLDLPELGEHTQARLREFMWPGSSVKNPIDCLATRTPNQIEQAMKVISEEERGRIDVAVIIMGDPGMGGIREMYQAMGRAIQGSPIPVIPVATCPVMSRDALVEFRDSGRFFFTEEVALGRALGAVVNRPRPAAPVTTLPGYDRDAIAHLLNTEWPGAGAGPLPPELAARVLVAAGFRLPAQAVAQLPGEVEAACRAVGFPLVMKVIGPIHKTDVGGVVLGVDGPERAAANWERLMSIAGATGVLFQPMVEGTEMIIGAAREGEFGAMVMFGLGGIFTEVLKDVKFALAPLGLDECVAMVNSIRGRRLLDGVRGGRAVDIEAVADCIARVGLLASDFPDITEMDLNPIKGFGSHLYAVDVRIIAGRRICPQ
- a CDS encoding ABC-2 transporter permease; translation: MLKLAWKDLYANRSQLLLPIGFAGAVLVIAVVSRRSDALMFVDSLMGTYSMLIGPFFALASMMLEEKNRTLGFLRTMPVNAGEIVASKFVSTLAATAILAVSFIGLSTLSAEAFPAWEGRSWSMLGITMSMFVSLAEAGVALGISFKWGTSAARAAIMVMVTLFYLGPIVVLRKGASIEDIFRMITNPDARTALIVAAVSLAIYFAEMLVAQELFRRKEIA
- a CDS encoding GntR family transcriptional regulator; the protein is MNISVSPNNPVPLYQQIVDQIKAKILSGELQPGGSLPSMRQLAEELLASVITTKRAYSELEREGLIITRPGLGAFVADLSGDTVERVKTELVAGHLRAAVKSSRELGIADDQVIRMLREMLRGSLGGRRDE